From the genome of Ziziphus jujuba cultivar Dongzao chromosome 4, ASM3175591v1:
AGAAATCTGAATAAACTCGTATGTAAGGCATGTAACAAGTggggaaacataaattttaaaaacaaacactcaCATCCAAAGGTATGAGTCATACCTCTACTGTGATCATCAGCAGGTCCTCCTACATGAAATAATACGTCTAAACTCGAAGGTAAAGAGCCATAAATCACTAGGAAAGATCCTTACATGATTCATCTCAACACCCGAAAACATATCATAATATATCCATAAATGCCTACTAAATATCAACAACCAGAGCAAAAAcacatatatcaataatccaataatttctttgcacaatacatatatatttcataaaacgtAAACTtacaaaaaacataataaatcaacaatataagtatatatttgctatgatttcagttttaaaaagtctataacttaccttgatcagcaaagtCCACAAAAGATTAACAACCTATGAATAATACCAATAGTTTCTAATTAGTATAAAACAGAACCATCATATACCATAAATATCTTACGTATAAATCCCATATCAAGCtcttaaattcaaactaaatgaataagagttgataccatAAGATTATCATAGCGTAACCcttaaatcttaaaatcaaaaacttataataagatcaaatcaccaaaagtcgaataaaaacctattaatccataaaTAGTCTCTCAACATGAatttaattccttattcaaacgaTATCATCTAAGTCTGAAAATTTATGAGGATATTGTACACATGCATAAGTAACTgtgattaaaacaatttcataaaataataatgaaaaactattcaaaacttATTGAaaagttaaccaaaaaaatactgaaactattagattttcagAAACCTTCATTCAATGCTCAATTGTTTCTCTTTCATGAAATTTcgtattcatttgaaattttacagattaaaactagacacttatatatactactataaaattttaaaagccaaaaaaatcgaaaatatggtcaaattaaatttagtaattaattGAAGGAAACTGAAAATCAGCAATTCACTGGGAAACCTGTCTAtacaaaaattcattaaaactaaaatacaattccaaaagcaataatattttacaattttttttaactatatatagtaataatgcaatataaaaattattaggtcaaatagagatcgaaaactattttaaatcgaattttattctttactaaatggaccagaaaataaattcagacaAATGGATGTAGGTaactcagaaaatcaccacggACAACATATAACGAATTTGAAGACAAATTTTTTTACAGTAATATTATACATATCTaggataaattataaaatttttcagataaaaataatctcttttggatctgttttgaaatttttacttaCGAAGCATACTGAAATCGTACAGAAAAACCAGACAGAAtacataaattcaaaatttcataataaatttgaaaaagatcCAAATCGCCTGAAATAAATTTCTAATGATTCATAAACATGTCTATTGttctaaatatttataataaaggaATATTTTTTTCTGTTCACATTTATAACACTTTGATTTATAGAAGCCAATAAACTCTAAGTCCGATGGTGCTAATATACAGGTTCTTTGAATTGAAACATAGATGTATCttaaaaaacactaaaaaacgAATTATCTAGTCGGGCTAAAACAACTTGTTAAACATATCTCTAGTAAAAGTCACAATAATGAAAATCCATTTTCTAAATGGAGAAtgaaaatgaacaatgaagaagAGTAAAcaagtaatttttatttagacAACAGTGGCGGTTCGTCTAACGATAAAGCAACATCAATAGATGTAGACGGGTTTGACCCAATTGTGGTGGAAACATCCCAAGGCTCTGTTATTTTAGTCCTCACATATTCAACTTCTTCATAACTCTGTAGATCAGCAACAGTTTTGATTGACTTCTGAATAGCCTCCAACTCCGTTGCCACTTCTTTCATTGTAGGTCGGTAACTTCCGTTCAAATACAAGCATCTTTTTGCAAGGTTAGCAACTCCCAACATCTCTTCATTTTTTCCCTCCTTGACGATTTGAGGATCAACTATATCAAATAAACGATTCTCCTCCATGCACATGATGAAATAAGTTGCTAGACTTCGTCCTTCTTCTAACCTCTTTAAACAAATTGGTTTTTGTCCTGTCAAGAGCTCAACAATCACCACACCGAAGCTATAAACATCACTCTTATCCGTAAATTGGCCTGTTTGGAAATACTCAGGGTCCAAATAGCCAAATGTACCATGTACCATTGTAGTAACATGTGTTTGGTCAATGGCTACTGATTTTGAAGTTCCAAAATCTGCTATTTTTGCTATCAACTTTTCATCTAAGAGTATGTTTGATGATTTGATGTCTCGGTGGTAAATGGGAAAGGAAGCTGCGGAGTGTAAATAGGAAAGAGCTCCAGCAATTTCTGTTGCAATTCGTAAGCGAATTTCCCATGTAAAAAGAAATTCCTCATTTTGGTCACGAATATACTGGGAAAGTGTACCATTGGATATGAATTCATAAACAAGAAGTGGAACTTGGGTCTCTAAACAGCATCCAAGTAGTTTAACCACATTCCTATGGTTAATTTGGGAAAGAATGATAACCTCATTAATGAATTCAGTGAGTTTCTCTTCATCAACTATTTTAGACTTCTTCACAGCAACAATTTTACCATCTGCCAACATTCCTTTATAAACAGTACCTTGGCCTCCCTGACCTAGAACTCGGTCTAGGTTGAAGTTGTCAGTGGCTTTCTGTAACTCTTTTGAATTGAACAACCTGGTTCGCAATAGACCACCATTTTGTTTGAAGAGCTGCTTTCTACGTTTaatggcttttcttttctttatggaTTTGTATAAACACAGTGCGCCAATAATAAGTGGAAACAATGATGCTCCAAGACCAATAACGAAACCTATactttattttatcatatattttattttcatttctactCAATATTTTATTCGTCatataaattttctataataaaataataaaatttccttttaaagaataaaaagcaTATATTAAACAGTGATTTTTACTGTTGCATTGTTCCCATTTGATTACTTATAGTATATATAAACATGTCTTGAATTTTTGtcgggaaaaaaaacaaaaaacaaacattattttaaatttaaaagaaaaggagaCATACCTATAAGGCCAGGTTTAACCTGGGACCTTCGGCACTTATACGACCCAATGGTGTTCACACAAGTTCCacctccgagacatggatggggATAAATTTGACATTCA
Proteins encoded in this window:
- the LOC107416593 gene encoding wall-associated receptor kinase-like 3 isoform X1; this translates as MGARRLVVVLVHLVGFSWLITKNALPSFALTIGKRGCQTECGNVSIPFPFGIGSTNNCFLDDWFEIVCDNSTSSPTAYLKRTNLQVLDISLNYHYSSSPGVIQLRNPITFWNCTHKETREALNLTGSPFLFSTSENMFTAVSCNVRALMSSPSLDEVEVVDCNSKCSTTNRLLKNCLDRVNCCQSPIPSYGIKTFSTNFQPETDKTCKYAFVVDQEWFISKFDSTTFDALRDMDYVPATLEWSLNRYSKHQIYGTNLSALQLTQLLRNNSIRCLGDSSISSVNQTAALSVQRCYCKGGFEGNPYLLDGCQDINECQIYPHPCLGGGTCVNTIGSYKCRRSQVKPGLIGFVIGLGASLFPLIIGALCLYKSIKKRKAIKRRKQLFKQNGGLLRTRLFNSKELQKATDNFNLDRVLGQGGQGTVYKGMLADGKIVAVKKSKIVDEEKLTEFINEVIILSQINHRNVVKLLGCCLETQVPLLVYEFISNGTLSQYIRDQNEEFLFTWEIRLRIATEIAGALSYLHSAASFPIYHRDIKSSNILLDEKLIAKIADFGTSKSVAIDQTHVTTMVHGTFGYLDPEYFQTGQFTDKSDVYSFGVVIVELLTGQKPICLKRLEEGRSLATYFIMCMEENRLFDIVDPQIVKEGKNEEMLGVANLAKRCLYLNGSYRPTMKEVATELEAIQKSIKTVADLQSYEEVEYVRTKITEPWDVSTTIGSNPSTSIDVALSLDEPPLLSK
- the LOC107416593 gene encoding wall-associated receptor kinase-like 3 isoform X2 encodes the protein MGARRLVVVLVHLVGFSWLITKNALPSFALTIGKRGCQTECGNIQLRNPITFWNCTHKETREALNLTGSPFLFSTSENMFTAVSCNVRALMSSPSLDEVEVVDCNSKCSTTNRLLKNCLDRVNCCQSPIPSYGIKTFSTNFQPETDKTCKYAFVVDQEWFISKFDSTTFDALRDMDYVPATLEWSLNRYSKHQIYGTNLSALQLTQLLRNNSIRCLGDSSISSVNQTAALSVQRCYCKGGFEGNPYLLDGCQDINECQIYPHPCLGGGTCVNTIGSYKCRRSQVKPGLIGFVIGLGASLFPLIIGALCLYKSIKKRKAIKRRKQLFKQNGGLLRTRLFNSKELQKATDNFNLDRVLGQGGQGTVYKGMLADGKIVAVKKSKIVDEEKLTEFINEVIILSQINHRNVVKLLGCCLETQVPLLVYEFISNGTLSQYIRDQNEEFLFTWEIRLRIATEIAGALSYLHSAASFPIYHRDIKSSNILLDEKLIAKIADFGTSKSVAIDQTHVTTMVHGTFGYLDPEYFQTGQFTDKSDVYSFGVVIVELLTGQKPICLKRLEEGRSLATYFIMCMEENRLFDIVDPQIVKEGKNEEMLGVANLAKRCLYLNGSYRPTMKEVATELEAIQKSIKTVADLQSYEEVEYVRTKITEPWDVSTTIGSNPSTSIDVALSLDEPPLLSK